Below is a window of Neofelis nebulosa isolate mNeoNeb1 chromosome 8, mNeoNeb1.pri, whole genome shotgun sequence DNA.
AATTGGCTGCTTGGGGAATGACCttgaatgtatattttattcCTTGAACGTCTTCAACATTCTCCTTCAACGTCTAAACATTGAAGCAAGTGTGTAAGTAACAATATTCAATATATGAGTAGGCAGTCTATACATCTACATCTGGAATGTTTAAACAGATAGCACATTAAGTTTCTAGCTTTACCTATCACTTTACAGGATATACAAAGGACACAGTAAGATGTTCAATGAGGCACCATGAACACGCAACTAGAAAAATCCAAGGAATGAAACACTGCACCTGACAAAGAAcccagtctctttaacaaataaattgtatggaaaaaatgaagaagaatatACTGACTTAAATGATTTAGAAGATATTATCTAAAAGACATTTCACACACAAATAACAGATATAGAGCATATTTGGATCCTGATTCtgacaaccaaaataaaaaaataaataacaccaaGAGGTATATTGAAGACTGAATACATACCTGCTGATGTtaatgaatatatacatttttaatatatgaaaatggtACTTTGGTTATATTTTAAGTGTCTCTCATTCGGACATAAATACAGAATTATATACAAACAAGACAATATGATCTCTGACATTTGTTTTCCAATAATTTACAGTCGTCAAGGAATAGGGTAGGAATATGGAAGCTGTCATACTGGTTTTGAGATAATGACTTTTATAAAGCTGAGTGATAAGAATATAGGGACCGATTATGTTGTTATGTTACTCCTTTATGTGGGTGAAATTTTACATAAGAGCAAAAGAAAAGTCATATTTAACTTctgtaataatgaaaaataatgagaatgttACTATGAAAGCATATGAAATAGATTATTTCAGTATCCTATCTCTGCTGGGTACAACACAGGTGGAGAGGAGTGCACTTAATTTCTCATACACGAGCATAACATGCAGAACTTTGAGACAGTAACTACTCCTATCTCAGTGAATTGAGAATAGTCACATTATACTGAGATCAAGTCAAAGCTGGAAGACTGGAGATATTTTCCCTGACTAAAGGAAgccaaaaatgaaattttcattatttcataacTTTTCTAATATACAAGATGTGACATTATTGTTTGTAAATGCCCAACCCTTCCCAATCTACAAGCTCACCTTCCAGGACGGAGCCCAGCCCATTTTCACCATATATAAACTGCTGCCGGGAGGCTCATCTCACAGATCTGCTCCCCTCAGCTCTACCCTCCAGCCTCTCACGCTTTCTTCAGCCTTCCCGCTTCAGGAATCATGTCTAGCAAATCCACCGTGAGGAGCCAAAGCGTCAGCTACCGTGGCTTCAGCACCAGCTCAGCCAGAGTCCCAGGGGTCTGCCGCTCTGGCTTCAGCAGTGTCTCTGTGTCCCGCTCCAGGGGCACTGGTGGCCTCGGTGGAGTGTGTGGAGGAGCTGGCTTTGGGAGCAGGAGCCTCTATAGCCTGGGCGGCTCCAAGAGGATCTCCATCGGAGGGGGCAGCTGTGCCATCAGTGGTGGATATGGTGGCCGAGTTGGAGGTGGCTTTGGCTATGGAGGTGGAGCTGCCAGTGGATTTGGTTTTGGTGCCGCAGCTGGTGGTGGCTTTGGGCTCGGTGGTGGAGCTGGTTTTGCTGGTGGCTATGGGGGCTCTGGCTTCCCTGTGTGCCCCCCTGGAGGCATCCAAGAGGTCACCATCAACCAGAACCTCCTCACTCCTCTGAACCTGCAAATTGACCCCGCCATCCAGCGGGTGAGGACTGAGGAGCGGGAGCAGATCAAGACCCTCAACAACAAGTTCGCCTCCTTCATCGACAAGGTGAGCCAGGAAGACCTGCCTCCACTGGGATGTCAGGCTCCCCAGACTAGACAATCAATGAATGTCCTACTGGGGTGAGattcaggagggagggagaaggggactcAGAGGAGCTCTCCCCTGGGATGTCAGATGGCCTCCATGTTGACAACAGGCAGAAGGTGACGGAAATCACTTGAAACCACTGGGTCTCTTAAATGTCCTTCAACCCAGCCAGGGAACAATACTCAACTTGTGTTATCCATGAAGCAAAATATGGCAATGAGAGAATAGAATTGGTCAGCTTTACCTGCTGAATATTCTAAGAGATTAAATAATAATTCCAGTGGAAAACTGTTCTAGGGCTCTGGACATGAGGAAAAGggtgaaagaatagaaaataaaagaaaagagaagagaagagaagagaagagaagaaaagaagaaaagaaaagaaaaaaaaagaaaagaaaagaaaagaaaagaaaaaggatttctggctggattagaaaaaaaagactcagaaatGTTTATATATCATAGAAATACTAAATGTATAGAACTAGAGCATGACCATTAGGACATTTGTTGTACAGGAAAATCATGCACTAAAGCAGAAGTTAATGGAATCCAATCATTAACTGAATTGGATTAAATCATTAGAGTCTGCACATTTAACAATCCCTTAACTGaggtacaattaaaaaaaataactttgtgcagtggaataggaaaataatatttttaatgtttgtttatttatttatttattcattcattcattcatttattttgagatagagcaggagaggggcagatcaAGAGGCAGAGAGCCTAGAGCCCAACAGAAGGCTCAATCTAAAAACAggggggtcatgacctgagccaaaatcaagagtcagacacgtaactgactgagccatataGCCACCTggagaaatactatttttaactAGATGTATGGTTGTGCTTTTcaatagaaagagaagaaatgttgAAAGTCACTGATGCACTATATAGCTTAGTCAGTGAGAAGACATCATAGGTCTCTGGAAGAATTTCACACTAGGACTGCTAGGGTGGGAAGGAAATAGGTTTGGGAGTGCAACACTATCAGCCTGACCCTCTGTACATGCTCCGTAATAACCCACCTGGGTGACTACCCAGACATGCCTGGGCACCTGACAAGTAACATCTCTTTCACCTTTGCTCTCTCTGGCAAATAATCATCTTGTCTCTTCCAGGTGCGGTTCCTGGAGCAGAAGAACAAAGTCCTGGACACCAAGTGGACTCTGCTCCAGGAGCAGGGCACCAAGACCGTGAGGCAGAATCTGGAGCCCTGGTTTGAGCAGTATATCAACAAGCTCAGGAGACACCTGGAGAGTTTAGAGGGGGAGAAGGTCCAACTGAACTCAGAACTCAGGGACATGCAGGACATGGTGGAGGACTTCAAGAACAAGTGAGTTCAAGGACAGAAAGGAGTTCAGTTCCCCGAAGTCTTCAAGATTATTGGGTGACCAGGTCAAGATGTGGGCCTGATTCCATAGCAAAACACGTCCatggaaatgaaaatcacaatTATTACCTAAAACAAACCCAAAAGACAAAGGGTCATGGAGGTGGATAGGGAGAGAAAACAATTTAGGAACCACAAAAAGTCATTTTTGTGGCTCACTGACAGGAAGCTCTTTTTGGGTATATCTCTTTTATGGAAAGTTGGGATTCCAGGACACTTTTTCTGTATCATCCTTGCCACTGGCTCAATTATGTCTTACCCTCTTCTGTGTCTAGATACGATGATGAAATCAACAAGCGCACAGCAGCAGAGAATGAATTTGTGACTCTAAAGAAGGTGAGCTGCTGAAGATCAGGGGTTCATGTTCCTTTCTAGAAAGAAAGGACTCTTGGCCCCTGCACACATCCAAGAGGGGAGTAGATGGGGAGACTAAAAGGTGTTCAGACTGGGAAGGAAGGCTCAGCTGACTCCAAGGTGTTGGCTTGTTCCCCAGGATGTGGATGCTGCATACATTAATAATGATGATCTCCAAGCCAACGTGGAGGCTCTGAAAGAGGAGATCAACTTCACCAGAGCCTTGTATGAAGCAGTAAGCATCCCCactcctctttttttgttgtgaTGGGGCTCTGCCAAGGGTGGAGGATCTTGGGGTGGGGTACGTCTGTAAGGCCAAGGAAAAGATGATCTGATGATCTTATGCTCTGCAGGAACTGGCTCAGATGCAAACCCACATCTCAGACACTTCCGTGGTCCTGTCCATGGACAACAACCGTAACCTGGACCTGGACAACATCATCACTGAAGTCAAAGCCCAATATGAGGAGATTGCTCAGAAGAGCCGGGCTGAGGCTGAGTCCTGGTACCAGAGCAAGGTGAGCCTTGAGTTGACAGGTGCCCAGGATTGCCTGTGTCCTCTTCCTAAACACCAGCAAGGCTACACCTTTCGCTGGGAAAGTCTACTGCAAGGATGCTGATGATTTCTCGCAGGATATGTAACCTGCTCTCATAGAGTAGGCATTCACAGAATTTATGTCCGAGTTCAATTAAGTCAAAGAACTCAAGTGCAGGAAGGTAGCTACATAGATAAGGATCTAGTGATTCTTGCTTTTGTCTTCACTCTGATGCTGGCTCACtcagaaaaataatatagaacATTGCTGGTCTTCAACTGAACTAGGCAGCCAGCATTCCATTAAAAAGAGGGTCTGTGATCAGTGTACAGTATTCAGTGACCTTGCCACATCAACTTTCTCTAAAATGCCTTGGTGAGAAGTCACTAGCTCCAGGTGTGTTAAATGCCTGGTTGAGAACTCAAGTCATGAAAGCCCATATGCaccaccttctctccctctggacTCCAGTATGAGGAGCTGCAGGCCACCACAGGCAGACTGATGAATGATCTGCGCAACTCCAAGCAGGAGATTACTGAGATCAACCGCATGATCCAGAGGCTGAGATCTGAGATCGACCATGTCAAGAAGCAGGTATGGTAGGGGCTTCTGGAGAAGATAAGCATTGCTTCCTCACTCGACCACCAGGCAGCCATCAGCCACCATTTGGGAAATTCTGGGAATTgggggaagagcaaagagaagGGTGCATGTGGCTCCCACCCTCAGTGAATTCCCACATGTTAGGACATATGGGTGCCAACCCTACAGATAATACAATCACATGACAGGAACAATTTCAATTAGACTGTAAAAAGATTGTCCAGGGACTTTGGAAAGAGATTACTTAAGGAGAATGATTGGTTTAGGAGTATAAGAAACaagtggggaaagaaaaggtGAGTTCCAGAGTGGGGCAAGACTGTTCCAAATCTGTTCAACATTCAATTGAAATAGAGTGTTGAGCAATGACCCAGGATGAAGACCCATTTCCCAAGCATGTTAGAAGCCCTTAGGAGTAAGGAAGACAAGATCTCAGCAGCTAGCAATGAAACTCATACCTTAGGTGCAGATGTTGGTGATTTTGTGTAAGTTAATGGGGCATCCCCATGAGATAATCAGAAAAGGTGATGCTTTAGCTTTGGAGACAGcactcaaaacaaatgaatgggtccatttcttccaagtatGCTGGTATTTGGTCCAACATAAggtctcccacccacccctcatGGAGGGTGGTTTAAAAACGGCACAGGTGTTCTCAAGTGGCTCCCAGTCTGGGTAAGTTGTGCAGAAcagaaaaagactggaaaacatGTGGTAGAAATCCCTTACCATCGTATCTGGGCTCTGGAACTGTTCCTCACTAGaaagaagtatggctactctctTGGAGAACTACATTACGAGTTCCTTCTGCCTATCTTCTTGCTCTAGTGTGCCAACCTGCAGTCCGCTATTGCTGATGCTGAACAGCGTGGGGAGATGGCCCTCAAGGATGCCAAGAACAAGCTGGCTGATCTGGAGGATGCTCTGCAGAAGGCCAAGCAGGACATGGCCCGGCCGCTGAAGGAGTACCAGGAGCAGATGAATGCCAAATTGGCCCTGGACTTGGAGATTGCCACCTACAGGAAGCTACTGGAGGGTGAGGAGTCCAGGTGGGTAACTCACACAAGCTCCTCAAACCTCTGAATACATGTCCATGATGTCTGGCCATGAGCACAAGTTGAAGGCATTCTAGTTATGGCCACAATCATGACTCTCAGAGAATCTTAAAAGGCAGTTTGCTCATGGGTTATCCTCACATCGAGGCTTCCCACTCTGGTCCAGTGGTGGCTGTCTGAGGTCTCACGGTCCCTGTGTTTTCTCCCTTCCTAGGCTGAGTGGGGAAGGTGTTGGACAAGTCAACATCTGTAAGTACTTGGcttgcccctctcccttccccttagCTCTTCTGACAAGACTCAGACTGGCAGAATGAGCTCACTGTGTCCTATGTGtccttgtctccctccccttCACAGCTGTGGTGCAGTCTACCGTCTCTGGTGGCTATGGCAGTGCCAGTGGTGTGGGCAGTGGTGCAGGCCTGGGTGGAGGCAGCGGCTACTCCTATGGCAGCGGCCACAGCCTGGGAGCTGGCTTCAGTTCCAGCAGCGGCAGAGGCATTGGGGGTGGCTTCAGCTCCTCTGGGGGCAGCAGTTCCACCATCAAATACACCACCACCTCATCCTCCAGCAGGAAGAGCTACGAGCACTAAGTCCTGCCATCAGCTCTTGGCCCCACGTTGTCCCATCTGCAACTGGATTGCCCTCTCTCAGGCTGCTTCTCCTCTCCCGTCTCTGATTTCTCTTACTCTCTGAGCAGAACCTGCTGAGTGCCTTCATTTCTCATCATTGCCTATACCTGGTCCACCTAAGTTTCCATTGCTCAGCATAGAAATTCAACCTCTGATTTATACCTTAATACAACCACAACTGGGGCCTCACTTTGTTACCAAAACGTTACTCTTGCCTCTTTGTTCCGTTAGTAGGCTGAGCATTAGTAGGATATTACCTCTGCCCATTTTCATTACAGAAACCTGCCTGGGTCCTACTCCTGAACAGTGCACTTTCTCCTTGTTTCCATGCACCCATGAATTCTCCCATATTCTCTGTTTTGGGCATCTCCTCTCTTGTAATGGTTGTGAAAGCACAAGTGACTAGTTCTACAGTGTAGAAATCTGTATCCCTCTGACATTCCCTCTGCTCCTTGCTCTCTTCTAATtgctaaataaaacaaatttattgtataatttctcattttgttgtcTTGATTTGTCATCAGTTATTCTTGAGCTCTTTCAGTGGACAAATGTATATTCATGTATTAAAGATTTTCCCAAAACTGgtggcgcctgggtagctccttcagttgagcatcccactcttgatttcagctcaggtcatgatctcacagttcatgagattgagccctgtgtcagtaaagtgacagcgtggagcctgtttgggattctctctctctcctctctctctgttccttccccacttgtgcatacatactctcaaaataagtaaataaactttaaaaataataataataataataaagacactCCCAATCCCCAAGTACTTCACTGTCTTCCTTGAGAGAGGTGCAAAAGCCTATAGTTTGCCATCCTGACACTCAGATTTTCTTCCTAGATAAGATTAcgtttaaatgtttggtaagtAGAATGGGAAGAATTTGGTGCACCATCATTGTATACTCTGCTTTTTATTGCCTGTACCAGAGAGTAGTGGCTTAGTCTCACTTCCTTCATCTCTAAGACCACTTTACTACATGGCCTGGAGATGAACTCTAAATTCTCAGTTGGGGAAATATATTTCTGGCTGATCAGAGCCAAATAACATTCAACAAGGGATAAGATATTTGATTTTTAGCTTGAAATTAGCTTCATAACCAAGAAACTTGCCTTACAAGGTGTATCAAGACAAATTAAAGTATACATACTTCCAAAGTGCAATGATACTTCTAGAAATGTATTCCAAGGAAATAGCACAAATGTCAGAAGTTGTATGCACATGGATGTGAATCCAAACAATCTTCACAacatggaaaaactgaaaatactaCAGGTTCTCAAATTAAGAATCCAAAGACTCAGGCATAAAACTCATATGCTTATTTCTTGAAGTGTAAAGGTAAAACAAGAATAGAAATTCCCAGGTTGTCACATCCTAAGACTCTCATGGAAATGGATGAAGCTGAGTCCTTGGTGCTTGGAAGAGATGCTTCTACATCTCCCCTCTGGTATGCCATGGCCAAGTTTGACTTCTATGAATGGGAAATGAAAACTCAGGATATGGTGCAAGGTTCATCCTTCAACTAGTTCTGCCCTTGGCCACATCAGTCCCTGTTTCTCTGTGAGTGATCATTATCTTCCTGGCTACCAGGCTCTCACATCACAAGAGAAAATTTCTTCACTTCAATAATACATATAGGGTGCTTCTGGATCCTTTTGTATCAGTAtctcctgtgttctcctctgAGTATTCCCCCAGCAACATGGGCAACCCTAACATTCACACCTACTCATCCTCCGACTGAACTTCCCAACAACAGATAAAGTGATGACTGGGTTTCAAAATCTAAGCCCATTTAACTTTCATATTATCATGCACCCATGAGGAATAATGGAAAGGAAACAACTAACCTGGAAAATTGTATAGGATAAGCATCTAACAGAACATCTTGCAAAAACAGTATATATACatggatttatttaaaatcttactGTACAGGTGATGATAACAAAGTGGCAGACTGGAAACCCCAAtctctccttctgcccagaaacatcaaaaaacaaccagaaaatatcTGAGTAAACTCCATGGGAGCTCTAGGAAACAGTCAAAAATTTACAACAACCAAACAAATGCCCAATCAAGAATATGCACCTTCAAAATTATAGccaagtttttaaacatttttcttagcACTTGCCCTACACTCtacctgtttcaattttggtctTGAGTAGGCAGTCGCCTGTTCCTGAATTCTTTCTCAACCCCACTCCTACCCTTCAACCCTCTGCTTACTTCCCACCCTCCGCCTCTAGCCCCCTCAGCACATATGCCTTGAACCTGACAGAGCAGCTGTAGACCCTATGCAAGACCCTGCACAAGTCTCTTCAAACATGACTGGAGGATTTCTGAAGAACTAAGGCAAGGTTCTTTTCTTTGTGTCACATAAATTCAAATGTAGATAAGAGAAGCAAGAGACATAGCAAGGAAAAACTGCAAGATTATAACCCACAGAGACCTGGAGTAAGAGACTATAGGAGGAAACACACAATGGACCATCTAACAATCTGATGTCTAGCGGCTAAGCTGGAATGAAATTCTTTGGAAAATTAGGACAAATTTCCCAAAGTAGCTCTGTGTGTGAGAGAATTTAGCAAGTCATACATGTATCCAGGAAGACACATGCTCAGAAAAGTCTTGAGAAGATTTTGGGTATTCACCTCGTGCTGATTTCTAGGTTCAGAGTAAGCCTAGCTAAGTGGTAAAGGAGTGTCCCATCTCAGCGACAATAGGCAAACATCAAGAGATGAGGTTTTCtcagttttgttattttggtttttttattgttgttatttgtttcaGCTCCTGGAACACAAAATATTATCTGTCAAAACAATAGCTGAACACAAGCTA
It encodes the following:
- the LOC131519551 gene encoding keratin, type II cytoskeletal 6A-like yields the protein MSSKSTVRSQSVSYRGFSTSSARVPGVCRSGFSSVSVSRSRGTGGLGGVCGGAGFGSRSLYSLGGSKRISIGGGSCAISGGYGGRVGGGFGYGGGAASGFGFGAAAGGGFGLGGGAGFAGGYGGSGFPVCPPGGIQEVTINQNLLTPLNLQIDPAIQRVRTEEREQIKTLNNKFASFIDKVRFLEQKNKVLDTKWTLLQEQGTKTVRQNLEPWFEQYINKLRRHLESLEGEKVQLNSELRDMQDMVEDFKNKYDDEINKRTAAENEFVTLKKDVDAAYINNDDLQANVEALKEEINFTRALYEAELAQMQTHISDTSVVLSMDNNRNLDLDNIITEVKAQYEEIAQKSRAEAESWYQSKYEELQATTGRLMNDLRNSKQEITEINRMIQRLRSEIDHVKKQCANLQSAIADAEQRGEMALKDAKNKLADLEDALQKAKQDMARPLKEYQEQMNAKLALDLEIATYRKLLEGEESRWVTHTSSSNL